The Desmonostoc muscorum LEGE 12446 genome includes a region encoding these proteins:
- a CDS encoding Uma2 family endonuclease — protein MLTNIRLISVEEYHKMAEAGIFHPEERLELIAGQIIKMSAKGTAHESAITRTERLLRQRLGDKVLLRIQSPVQLDDYSEPEPDISVVKPNALDYEDHHPNASEVFLLIEIADSSLKYDREVKAIAYAKSGIIEYWILDVNGRKLYMYRLPSPDGYHSESILAEDVTISPLAFGDCAIIIRELLRKI, from the coding sequence ATGCTGACCAATATTCGCCTAATTAGTGTCGAAGAATATCACAAAATGGCGGAAGCGGGAATTTTTCATCCTGAGGAACGCTTAGAATTAATAGCGGGACAAATCATCAAAATGTCAGCAAAAGGAACTGCTCACGAATCAGCAATTACCCGCACAGAAAGGTTATTACGTCAACGCTTGGGTGACAAAGTTTTATTAAGAATTCAGTCACCAGTGCAACTTGATGATTACTCGGAACCAGAACCAGATATTTCAGTGGTGAAGCCCAATGCATTAGATTATGAGGATCACCATCCCAATGCTTCGGAAGTGTTTTTACTGATTGAAATAGCTGATTCCAGTCTCAAGTACGATCGCGAAGTCAAAGCGATCGCCTATGCTAAATCAGGTATTATTGAGTACTGGATTTTAGATGTGAATGGACGCAAGTTGTATATGTATCGTCTTCCCAGTCCAGACGGCTATCACAGTGAGAGTATACTTGCAGAGGATGTGACAATTTCACCTTTAGCTTTTGGTGATTGCGCGATCATAATTCGAGAATTATTGCGAAAAATCTAG
- a CDS encoding GIY-YIG nuclease family protein: protein MFQVEVKCDDSGQYIGEVADPEREIFYSTYKYPTQHQATEDARKWIDWFEKLPYGTVESIYYILSVPETWPGPPANGHPYSGLQIKIGRTKDVLRRLQNLRTGTSGQLIVHALEPGGSKVERKLHKRFESDRRQGEWFACSPELAKHIFETWSHYKVLPREHQHLVLELQHRIKILRATRQVFDGAPDMINPSLNEPWAGKVLIDLVHPSWIRNEKMF from the coding sequence ATGTTTCAAGTAGAGGTCAAGTGCGACGATTCTGGTCAATACATTGGAGAGGTTGCCGATCCTGAGAGAGAAATTTTCTACTCTACCTACAAATACCCTACCCAGCATCAAGCTACAGAGGATGCGCGAAAGTGGATTGATTGGTTTGAGAAGCTTCCGTATGGAACTGTTGAAAGTATTTACTATATTCTTTCTGTTCCAGAGACTTGGCCAGGCCCCCCTGCCAATGGTCATCCCTACTCTGGGCTTCAGATCAAGATTGGAAGAACCAAGGATGTTCTGCGTCGATTACAGAATTTACGAACTGGAACATCTGGGCAACTAATTGTTCATGCGCTTGAACCAGGAGGTTCTAAAGTAGAGAGAAAACTCCACAAACGTTTTGAATCAGATAGGCGACAAGGTGAGTGGTTTGCTTGCTCTCCTGAACTGGCTAAACATATTTTTGAAACATGGAGCCACTACAAGGTACTCCCTCGTGAACATCAACATCTTGTCTTGGAATTGCAACACAGGATTAAGATTTTACGTGCAACTCGGCAGGTTTTTGATGGAGCGCCAGATATGATAAATCCCTCACTTAATGAGCCTTGGGCTGGAAAAGTTCTTATTGATCTTGTTCATCCAAGTTGGATTCGTAATGAGAAAATGTTTTAA
- the uvrB gene encoding excinuclease ABC subunit UvrB: MTEFCLQAPFSPTGDQPQAIAQLSASIKAGNRYQTLLGATGTGKTFSVAAVIEKIGKPTLVLAHNKTLAAQLCNELREFFPNNAVEYFVSYYDYYQPEAYIPVTDTYIEKTAAINDEIDMLRHSATRSLFERRDVIVVASISCIYGLGMPAEYLKAAIPLQIGMEVNQRQILRDLANVQYSRNDIEMGRGKFRVRGDVLEIGPAYEDRIIRVEFFGDEIDAIRYIDPVTGEILKSLEAVNVYPARHFVTPEERLEVACQDIAAELKQQKLDLEQAGKLLEAQRIDQRTRYDLEMLGQVGYCNGVENYSRHLAGRQAGEPPECLIDYFPKDWLLVIDESHVTVPQIRGMYNGDQARKKVLIDHGFRLPSAADNRPLKAEEFWQKVNQCIFVSATPGNWELEISEDNVVEQVIRPTGVVDPEISVRPTEGQIDDLLGEIKDRADRHERVLITTLTKRMAEDLTEYLQERSIRVRYLHSEITSIERIEILQNLREGKFDVLVGVNLLREGLDLPEVSLVAIMDADKEGFLRTERSLIQTIGRAARHVQGQAILYADNLTGSMIKAIDETDRRRGIQTAHNRLHGITPQPIVKKSSNAILAFLDVSRRLNATDLKVVDEHLDELPLEQIPQLITLLEVQMKEAAKKLEFEEAAKLRDRIKHLRDKMLGH, from the coding sequence ATGACAGAATTTTGTCTTCAAGCTCCCTTTAGTCCGACAGGCGATCAACCACAAGCGATCGCCCAACTCAGTGCTAGTATCAAAGCTGGCAACCGTTATCAAACTTTACTAGGTGCCACGGGAACAGGCAAGACATTTTCAGTAGCAGCAGTAATTGAGAAAATTGGCAAGCCTACTTTAGTCCTGGCGCACAACAAAACCCTAGCTGCACAACTTTGTAACGAACTGCGAGAGTTCTTTCCTAACAACGCAGTTGAGTATTTCGTCAGCTACTACGATTACTATCAGCCAGAAGCTTATATTCCCGTCACCGATACTTATATTGAAAAAACGGCGGCAATTAATGATGAAATAGATATGTTGCGGCATTCAGCAACGCGATCGCTTTTTGAACGCCGTGATGTCATTGTGGTTGCTTCCATCAGTTGCATCTACGGTCTAGGAATGCCAGCAGAATATCTCAAAGCTGCCATCCCCCTCCAGATAGGTATGGAAGTAAATCAACGTCAAATTTTACGAGATTTGGCAAATGTTCAATATAGCCGCAACGACATAGAAATGGGCCGGGGAAAATTTCGCGTCCGGGGTGATGTTTTAGAAATTGGCCCAGCTTATGAAGACCGAATTATTCGCGTCGAATTCTTTGGTGATGAAATAGATGCGATTCGTTATATTGACCCCGTAACTGGTGAAATTCTTAAAAGTTTAGAAGCTGTAAATGTCTACCCTGCGCGTCACTTTGTCACCCCAGAAGAGCGCTTAGAAGTAGCTTGTCAAGACATTGCCGCAGAATTAAAACAGCAAAAATTAGACTTAGAACAAGCCGGGAAATTATTAGAAGCGCAACGCATAGATCAGCGGACACGTTACGACTTAGAAATGTTGGGTCAAGTTGGTTATTGTAATGGCGTCGAGAACTATTCCCGTCATTTGGCAGGAAGACAAGCTGGAGAACCACCAGAATGTTTAATTGATTATTTTCCCAAAGATTGGCTATTAGTTATCGATGAATCTCACGTTACCGTCCCCCAAATTCGGGGTATGTATAATGGCGACCAAGCGAGAAAAAAAGTTTTAATCGATCATGGATTTCGGCTTCCTAGCGCTGCTGATAACCGCCCTTTAAAAGCAGAAGAATTTTGGCAAAAGGTGAATCAGTGTATTTTTGTTTCAGCAACTCCAGGAAATTGGGAATTAGAAATTTCTGAAGACAATGTAGTTGAACAAGTAATTCGACCAACTGGGGTGGTTGATCCAGAAATTTCTGTGCGTCCTACAGAAGGACAAATTGATGATTTGTTGGGAGAAATTAAAGATAGAGCCGATCGCCATGAAAGAGTGTTAATTACCACACTAACCAAACGCATGGCGGAAGATTTAACAGAATATTTGCAAGAGCGTAGTATCAGGGTACGGTATTTACATTCCGAGATTACTTCTATTGAGCGCATTGAGATTTTGCAGAACTTGCGCGAGGGAAAATTTGATGTTTTGGTTGGTGTGAATTTACTGCGGGAAGGGTTGGATTTACCTGAAGTTTCCTTAGTAGCAATTATGGATGCAGATAAAGAAGGTTTCTTGCGAACCGAGCGTTCCTTAATTCAAACTATTGGTAGAGCCGCGCGTCACGTCCAGGGACAAGCGATTTTGTATGCCGATAATCTGACAGGTAGCATGATTAAAGCCATTGATGAAACAGACAGGCGGCGGGGGATTCAAACGGCACATAATCGACTGCATGGAATTACACCGCAACCGATTGTGAAAAAATCAAGTAATGCGATTTTGGCTTTTTTAGATGTATCTCGGCGGTTGAATGCAACTGATTTGAAAGTTGTAGATGAACATCTAGATGAACTACCGTTAGAACAGATTCCCCAATTGATTACTCTGTTAGAAGTGCAGATGAAAGAAGCGGCGAAGAAACTGGAATTTGAAGAGGCGGCAAAATTGCGCGATCGCATTAAACATTTGCGAGATAAAATGCTGGGACATTAA
- a CDS encoding CsbD family protein yields the protein MSLEERAKAAAKNVEGKAQEAAGKVTGDPQAQAEGKAKQAESEVRHGIEDVKENIKKKVD from the coding sequence ATGAGTTTAGAAGAACGTGCTAAAGCGGCTGCTAAAAATGTTGAAGGTAAAGCCCAAGAAGCAGCAGGAAAAGTTACTGGAGATCCACAAGCCCAAGCAGAAGGTAAAGCAAAACAAGCTGAAAGTGAAGTGCGTCACGGTATCGAAGACGTGAAAGAAAATATCAAGAAAAAGGTTGACTAA
- a CDS encoding PEP-CTERM sorting domain-containing protein, producing MITLQLRQNLRKDFAADIRKVTLSTFAVLGVSFGFAALSSPASAALLFRESFDDAALSIDAFGSTTNNGTLQTDVPVGATVLKAYLYASSVWENYEGPVSDVKLNGNLLKVADAFVLTPDENATTTVRWDVTSLLSSLGGLQNHTIEELGNNDGETLVVSYQDASTTGLSSFILDGELSTTGDTTRFNFDRPYSGGDFIVSFADTYSSQPSGQYTIIDVTTDSTSSRRLTSSAGGSDDGEAANGALITAGGIGDSLTNPDPFATDVAGSRTDDELYNLALGNSADPNPFIRPGDTFIELNTSNPSNDDNVYSLFVTSKFKVSVPEPLTTLGLLAVGGFGLAFCRKSKQQPKDTAKA from the coding sequence ATGATTACATTGCAACTAAGACAGAACTTACGGAAGGATTTTGCTGCTGACATACGCAAAGTTACTTTGAGTACATTTGCAGTGCTTGGTGTCAGTTTTGGCTTTGCTGCCTTAAGTTCGCCAGCATCCGCGGCTTTGTTGTTTCGTGAGAGCTTCGACGATGCGGCACTTTCTATAGATGCTTTTGGCAGCACTACAAACAATGGTACATTGCAAACAGACGTACCTGTAGGTGCAACTGTTCTCAAAGCCTACCTTTATGCGTCTTCTGTTTGGGAGAATTATGAGGGTCCTGTAAGTGATGTCAAACTGAACGGTAATTTGTTGAAGGTTGCTGACGCCTTCGTACTCACGCCCGACGAGAACGCAACAACTACTGTACGTTGGGATGTTACCAGCCTTCTCAGTTCTTTGGGAGGTTTGCAAAACCATACTATTGAAGAGCTAGGAAACAATGACGGTGAAACTTTAGTTGTGTCTTATCAAGATGCTAGCACTACTGGTTTGTCGTCTTTTATATTAGACGGCGAACTATCTACCACAGGTGACACAACTAGATTTAATTTTGATCGACCTTATAGCGGTGGCGACTTTATAGTATCTTTTGCCGATACCTATAGCTCTCAGCCATCTGGTCAATACACTATTATAGACGTGACAACAGACTCTACTAGCTCTCGACGCTTAACTAGCTCTGCTGGTGGTTCCGATGATGGAGAAGCAGCTAATGGCGCTCTAATCACTGCTGGGGGTATTGGTGATAGTTTGACTAACCCAGATCCATTTGCCACTGATGTTGCCGGTTCTAGGACTGATGATGAACTTTATAATCTAGCTCTTGGTAATAGCGCTGATCCTAATCCTTTCATCCGTCCAGGTGATACCTTCATCGAATTAAACACTAGCAACCCAAGTAATGATGATAATGTGTATAGTCTGTTTGTGACCAGCAAATTTAAAGTCTCTGTTCCCGAACCTTTAACTACATTGGGGTTATTAGCAGTCGGTGGTTTTGGTCTAGCTTTCTGCCGCAAGTCCAAACAGCAACCAAAAGATACTGCAAAAGCTTAG
- a CDS encoding histidine phosphatase family protein: MSLTLYFLRHGQTECSRNNSFCGSIDSELTLEGLEMAKGFAAAYSSTPWTAIFCSPMQRTVETAKPLYQTIGMEPELRDGLKEINYGQWEGKTPEVISREYHDDYIRWSADPAWNAPTGGEMAVTIAYRAMQVIEEIKQNYSSGNVLVVSHKATIRIILSNLLGIDVGRFRFRLGCPVGSVSIVEFTSHGPLLKALADRTHLDERLRNLPGT; encoded by the coding sequence ATGAGCCTAACTCTTTATTTTCTCCGTCATGGACAAACAGAATGTAGTCGTAATAATTCCTTTTGTGGTTCTATAGACTCAGAACTGACTTTAGAAGGCTTGGAAATGGCAAAAGGTTTTGCCGCTGCATACAGTTCTACACCTTGGACAGCAATATTTTGTAGTCCAATGCAGCGAACTGTGGAGACAGCAAAGCCTTTATATCAAACCATAGGGATGGAACCAGAACTTAGGGATGGTTTGAAGGAAATTAATTATGGCCAGTGGGAAGGAAAAACCCCGGAAGTAATTAGCCGTGAATATCACGATGATTATATTCGTTGGTCAGCAGATCCGGCTTGGAATGCGCCAACTGGCGGAGAAATGGCAGTTACAATTGCTTATCGCGCCATGCAAGTAATTGAAGAAATTAAACAAAATTACAGTAGTGGCAATGTTTTAGTTGTTTCCCACAAAGCAACTATCAGAATTATTTTGTCTAATTTATTAGGAATTGATGTCGGACGCTTCCGGTTTCGTTTGGGATGTCCTGTGGGGTCGGTAAGTATTGTAGAATTTACCTCACATGGCCCGTTATTGAAGGCTTTGGCAGACCGTACTCATTTGGATGAGCGTTTGCGAAATTTGCCAGGAACGTGA
- a CDS encoding succinylglutamate desuccinylase/aspartoacylase family protein: MLPVIKTITLRQMASGDRLFLQLYKFIGAQPGKKVYIQSNLHGAEIAGNAVIHQLIEFLLTINNTNLTGEIWLVPVCNPMGTNERAQHFSPGRYCVYEAKDWNRIFWDYEKEADDLVAFTKSQLHNDLEVVRQNYLSIIKQKFAKILEKINSPSAVPYTELFSYKLQNLSLDADYLIDLHSSTNQALDYVYYFRNREESAKYFLLDLGVLLDKYDGDAFDEAFIKPWLALEACFQEFGREIKFDVEAWTLELGAGMQMNPNSVAKGVRGVKNYLAQKGVLQIPDLSDEIKTHEMNFVFSRNRKKYYAIAGGMIQQRIELGSTIKTGEKLYQILSFNKESQLPTVIDVCAQQDGLVYDVATNQAVNEGEFVLGVIS; the protein is encoded by the coding sequence ATGTTGCCAGTTATTAAGACTATTACTTTACGTCAAATGGCTTCTGGCGATCGCCTTTTTTTACAACTATACAAATTTATCGGCGCTCAACCTGGTAAAAAGGTTTACATTCAATCTAATTTGCACGGCGCAGAAATCGCTGGTAATGCCGTTATTCACCAGCTAATTGAGTTTTTATTAACAATAAATAATACAAATTTAACTGGAGAAATTTGGCTGGTTCCCGTTTGTAATCCAATGGGCACAAATGAACGCGCTCAGCATTTTTCTCCTGGGCGTTACTGCGTTTACGAAGCCAAAGACTGGAATCGCATATTTTGGGATTACGAGAAAGAAGCTGATGATTTAGTAGCTTTTACTAAATCTCAACTTCATAATGATCTAGAGGTCGTTCGACAAAATTATCTAAGTATAATTAAGCAAAAATTCGCCAAAATTTTAGAAAAAATTAATTCTCCTAGTGCTGTGCCCTACACTGAGCTTTTTAGCTACAAATTACAAAATCTCAGTTTAGATGCAGATTATTTAATTGATTTGCATAGCTCTACCAATCAAGCTTTAGACTACGTTTATTACTTCCGAAATCGAGAAGAAAGTGCAAAATACTTCCTCCTTGATTTGGGAGTTTTACTCGACAAATATGATGGTGATGCTTTTGATGAAGCTTTTATCAAACCTTGGTTAGCACTGGAAGCTTGTTTTCAAGAATTTGGTAGAGAAATCAAGTTTGATGTGGAAGCTTGGACACTGGAATTGGGAGCAGGAATGCAAATGAACCCTAATTCAGTTGCTAAAGGTGTACGGGGTGTGAAAAACTATTTAGCACAAAAAGGTGTATTGCAAATTCCTGATTTATCGGATGAAATAAAAACCCATGAAATGAATTTTGTATTCAGCCGCAACAGAAAAAAATATTATGCGATCGCCGGTGGTATGATTCAACAAAGAATCGAATTAGGTAGCACTATCAAAACTGGAGAAAAGCTGTATCAAATTCTCAGTTTTAATAAAGAAAGTCAGTTACCTACCGTAATTGATGTCTGCGCCCAACAAGATGGATTAGTTTATGATGTTGCAACTAATCAAGCTGTAAATGAAGGCGAATTTGTATTAGGGGTTATTAGTTAA
- a CDS encoding CPBP family intramembrane glutamic endopeptidase, whose product MENAPALVVVMVFLICWVGCWLPVVTISGILLNWQPTKFLQPEQKMPLLVSLYLLAPLILWGVSWLVNRSFLDYGFVGNLSILNSLALGFGLGVLSLAIVFSGQFGLGWCSFQNSNIKLLLPILLPIFLIALLVGGIEELIFRGFLLTELLQDYPVWLAAIISSLIFAVLHLVWEQRETAPQLPGLWLMGMVLVLARFADRGNLGLAWGLHAGWVWAIATIDTAELITYTGKVSDWFTGKNKKPLAGLAGIICVLGTGIIIWLLSKYF is encoded by the coding sequence ATGGAAAATGCACCGGCACTAGTTGTAGTGATGGTATTCCTAATTTGCTGGGTAGGGTGTTGGTTACCAGTGGTAACAATATCAGGAATATTGCTGAATTGGCAACCTACAAAATTTTTGCAGCCAGAGCAAAAGATGCCGTTGTTGGTGTCACTTTACCTATTAGCTCCCCTGATTCTCTGGGGAGTTAGTTGGTTGGTGAATAGGTCTTTCTTAGATTACGGCTTTGTCGGCAATCTTTCAATTCTCAATTCTTTAGCACTAGGCTTCGGCTTGGGAGTGCTGAGTTTAGCTATTGTATTTAGTGGGCAATTTGGGTTAGGTTGGTGTTCTTTTCAAAACTCGAATATCAAGTTACTACTACCCATATTGCTGCCGATTTTCTTGATAGCGTTGTTAGTTGGTGGCATAGAAGAGTTAATTTTTCGCGGTTTTTTGTTGACTGAATTACTGCAAGATTATCCGGTTTGGTTAGCAGCAATAATTTCTAGCTTGATTTTTGCTGTGTTACACCTGGTTTGGGAGCAACGCGAAACTGCACCCCAACTCCCTGGATTGTGGCTGATGGGAATGGTGCTGGTATTGGCGCGGTTCGCCGATCGCGGTAATTTGGGTTTAGCTTGGGGATTGCACGCGGGATGGGTGTGGGCGATCGCTACCATAGACACAGCAGAACTGATTACTTACACAGGTAAAGTCTCTGACTGGTTCACGGGTAAGAACAAAAAACCTCTAGCTGGTTTGGCGGGAATTATTTGTGTACTGGGAACCGGAATAATTATCTGGTTGTTGTCTAAGTATTTTTGA
- a CDS encoding AbrB family transcriptional regulator, producing the protein MSETATAPLTGKALLAKVKELSTLPRRERAKQCGYYTVTKNNQVRVNLTDFYDALLSARGIPLSPEAPKDGRGREPTYRVSVHQNGQIVIGATYTKAMGLKPGDEFEIRLGYKHIHLIQLGESDKKLTSPDIDSDDESDEDLDEEE; encoded by the coding sequence ATGAGTGAAACTGCAACCGCGCCATTAACCGGAAAAGCGTTACTTGCTAAAGTAAAAGAACTTTCCACTTTACCACGCCGAGAAAGAGCTAAGCAGTGCGGCTATTACACTGTTACTAAGAATAATCAGGTTCGCGTCAATCTCACGGATTTTTATGACGCTTTGCTATCTGCCAGAGGAATTCCTCTAAGTCCTGAAGCACCAAAAGATGGTCGTGGTCGTGAACCGACGTATCGCGTTAGTGTCCATCAAAATGGTCAAATTGTAATTGGTGCCACATATACCAAAGCAATGGGCTTAAAGCCTGGAGATGAGTTTGAAATTAGGTTGGGATACAAGCATATTCACCTGATTCAACTTGGTGAAAGTGATAAAAAACTAACCTCACCAGATATTGACTCTGACGACGAATCGGACGAAGATTTGGACGAGGAAGAGTAA
- a CDS encoding succinate dehydrogenase/fumarate reductase iron-sulfur subunit: MEVIFKVIRQQQNSSPVVQTYIVEAQPGNTILDCLNHIKWEQDGTLAFRKNCRNTICGSCAVRINGRSALACKENVGSELARLQQIPSSQSKVNAIGEITIAPLGNMPVIKDLVVDMSSFWNNLEAVAPYVSTAARQVPEREFLQTPEERSRLDQTGNCIMCGACYSECNAREVNPDFVGPHALAKAYRMVADSRDSDTENRLASYNEGTKGVWGCTRCLYCDSVCPMEVAPLEQITKIKQEILSEKQASDSRSIRHRKVLVDLVKQGGWIDERQFGLQVVGNYFRDLKGLLSLAPLGLRMLCRGKFPLSFEPSQGTQQVRSLIESVQQEEGVGSRE, from the coding sequence ATGGAAGTTATTTTTAAGGTGATTCGACAGCAACAAAATTCCTCCCCTGTTGTGCAAACCTATATTGTGGAGGCTCAACCAGGTAATACAATTCTGGATTGCCTCAATCATATTAAGTGGGAGCAAGATGGAACTTTAGCATTTCGCAAAAATTGCCGCAATACCATTTGTGGTAGCTGTGCTGTGCGAATTAATGGGCGATCGGCTTTAGCTTGTAAGGAAAATGTGGGCAGTGAACTTGCCAGACTACAACAAATACCATCATCCCAAAGCAAAGTAAATGCCATTGGTGAAATCACCATCGCCCCTCTGGGCAATATGCCCGTGATTAAGGATTTGGTTGTAGATATGAGCAGTTTCTGGAACAATTTAGAAGCAGTTGCTCCTTATGTGAGTACAGCAGCACGACAAGTACCAGAAAGAGAATTTTTGCAAACACCAGAAGAGCGATCGCGCCTCGATCAAACTGGTAACTGTATTATGTGCGGTGCCTGTTACTCTGAGTGCAATGCCCGCGAAGTGAATCCAGATTTTGTGGGTCCCCATGCCCTTGCCAAAGCTTACCGCATGGTAGCAGACTCACGAGATAGCGACACTGAAAATCGCTTAGCAAGTTACAACGAAGGTACTAAAGGTGTGTGGGGTTGTACCCGTTGTTTGTACTGCGATTCAGTTTGTCCAATGGAAGTTGCACCACTAGAACAAATCACCAAAATTAAACAAGAAATTCTCAGCGAAAAACAAGCCAGTGACAGCCGTTCAATTCGCCACCGCAAAGTATTGGTGGATTTAGTTAAACAAGGTGGTTGGATCGATGAACGTCAATTTGGCTTACAAGTAGTCGGTAATTATTTTCGTGACCTCAAAGGATTACTCAGCCTTGCACCCTTAGGATTGCGGATGTTATGTAGAGGTAAATTCCCCTTGTCCTTTGAACCTTCTCAGGGGACACAACAAGTGCGATCGCTCATTGAATCTGTGCAACAAGAAGAGGGAGTGGGGAGTAGGGAGTAG
- a CDS encoding TolB family protein, with the protein MKRILFIPVFICLSLLTGCFGYPRILSYPFDPGGRSLNSLASELDPQISGRYIVFVTDRRGSQDVYMFDTLTRDLVDLPGLNSFDAIANHPSVSQDGRYIVFAASRQGRSAIFLYDKETRQSRNLTSNLQAEVRNPTISADGNRIAFESSNNGQWDVLVYDRYGRPLNIPQEPR; encoded by the coding sequence ATGAAACGTATTCTTTTTATACCTGTATTTATATGCTTAAGTTTATTGACTGGGTGTTTTGGCTACCCTCGGATTTTGAGTTATCCTTTTGATCCGGGGGGGCGGAGTCTCAATAGTTTAGCTTCGGAATTAGACCCCCAAATCTCTGGAAGATATATTGTTTTTGTTACTGACCGACGGGGTAGCCAAGATGTTTATATGTTTGATACGCTGACTCGTGATTTGGTTGATTTACCGGGGTTAAATTCTTTTGATGCGATCGCCAATCATCCTAGCGTTTCCCAAGATGGTCGTTATATTGTGTTTGCAGCTAGTCGCCAAGGGCGATCGGCTATTTTTCTCTATGACAAAGAAACACGCCAATCACGGAATTTGACTTCTAACCTGCAAGCAGAAGTCCGCAACCCCACAATTAGCGCTGATGGCAATCGAATTGCTTTTGAGTCCAGTAACAACGGTCAGTGGGATGTTTTAGTATATGACCGTTATGGACGACCGTTGAATATACCCCAGGAACCGCGTTAG
- a CDS encoding TolB family protein, translating into MKKFTPTFWLQRPIHWSLVFGFTSLLVSCGSNDIPIGPTSLNSRYTEEQPALSGNGRFLAFVSNRNGNQQLLVYDLERQIFISTPGINRQETIAESPSLSYTGRYIAYITSDQGRPVVALYDRATQQSQILTPIYRGWVRKPNISPDGRYVVFESASRGQWDIEVLDRGPNVELDIPNGATVAPP; encoded by the coding sequence GTGAAAAAATTTACGCCTACATTCTGGCTCCAAAGACCAATTCATTGGAGCCTGGTTTTTGGTTTTACAAGTTTGCTTGTATCTTGTGGTTCTAACGATATTCCTATTGGGCCTACTTCCCTCAACAGTCGCTACACTGAGGAGCAACCTGCTTTGAGCGGAAATGGGCGCTTTTTAGCGTTTGTATCTAATCGCAATGGCAATCAGCAGCTACTGGTGTACGATTTGGAAAGGCAAATATTTATTTCCACACCGGGTATAAATCGACAGGAAACCATTGCTGAAAGTCCTAGCTTGAGCTACACCGGGCGTTACATTGCTTATATTACTAGTGACCAAGGGAGACCAGTAGTAGCGCTTTACGATCGCGCTACCCAACAGTCGCAAATCCTCACGCCAATCTATCGCGGTTGGGTCAGAAAACCCAATATTAGCCCAGATGGACGTTATGTTGTCTTTGAAAGCGCCAGCCGTGGTCAGTGGGATATTGAAGTCCTAGACCGGGGACCAAATGTAGAGTTAGATATTCCTAATGGTGCAACTGTAGCACCTCCGTAG
- a CDS encoding Ycf66 family protein, with protein MINFGLNSASVLAQVNFGANSASILGIFLAVAGAALYFLRTVRPELSRDQDIFFAAVGLLCGFILVFQGWRLDPILQFGQLLLVGTTVFFAVESIRLRSIATQQAKRNTPIVDDEREVSGNYSYNRNRKKYEAEMDADLEPLPYEEEEERPEPRRIRGSRDKISTRDDYYEDQPPRRSERRNSNNNERQSPSSDRTRRRSSGRPVSRPSESFEDENWGSSSREVDDWEGSGGEVRKPSRRNNNPPQRPESREDDVAPRPRRRRPPTDSTPRRPREDDDAIPTEYVPYNPIEKPNERPDNSTDFDDDV; from the coding sequence ATGATAAATTTTGGGCTGAACTCAGCCAGTGTTCTGGCTCAGGTAAATTTTGGGGCAAACTCAGCCAGTATTCTAGGAATTTTCCTGGCTGTGGCTGGGGCAGCACTGTATTTTCTCCGCACTGTACGTCCGGAACTGTCACGAGATCAAGATATCTTTTTTGCGGCAGTCGGCTTGCTCTGCGGCTTCATTCTCGTCTTTCAAGGATGGCGACTAGACCCGATTCTACAATTTGGTCAACTGCTTTTAGTCGGCACAACTGTGTTTTTTGCAGTTGAAAGTATTCGACTACGGAGTATAGCTACCCAGCAAGCTAAGCGCAACACTCCCATTGTGGATGATGAGCGAGAGGTAAGCGGAAATTATTCCTACAACCGCAATCGCAAGAAGTATGAAGCTGAGATGGATGCAGATTTAGAGCCACTACCTTATGAGGAAGAGGAAGAACGCCCCGAACCTCGCCGGATTCGTGGTAGCAGGGATAAGATTTCAACTCGTGATGACTACTACGAGGATCAACCCCCCCGTCGTTCCGAACGTCGCAACAGCAACAATAATGAAAGGCAGAGTCCAAGCAGCGATAGAACGCGGCGGCGTAGTTCTGGGCGTCCAGTAAGTCGCCCTTCTGAAAGCTTTGAAGATGAAAATTGGGGTTCTTCGTCTAGGGAAGTTGATGATTGGGAAGGTTCCGGTGGCGAAGTGAGAAAACCGTCTCGCCGCAATAATAACCCACCCCAGCGACCAGAAAGCCGTGAAGATGATGTTGCTCCCAGACCAAGAAGGCGTCGTCCACCTACTGACTCGACTCCTCGAAGACCCCGCGAAGATGATGACGCGATTCCAACTGAATACGTACCATACAACCCAATTGAAAAGCCTAATGAGAGGCCAGATAATTCAACGGATTTTGATGACGATGTTTAA